The Natronobacterium texcoconense genome includes the window GTACTGCCTCGAGGATCGTCTCGGCGACAGCCAGGTTCCGGTCCGGTTCGACGCTGTTCGCCCGGTCATCGTACTCGAGCACGTCCGCGTCGTCCAGCAGGGGCAGATGAACGTGATGCAGACCGACCTCGAGACGCTGGTTCGACGTCGGGGACGCAGTACTCGACGTAGACAGTTCCGCAGAGAGATGTGTGACGACGTCTGCGGTCTCGATACAGGTTCCCTCCCGTACGAGATACTCACAGACTTTCCGACGGCGATAGTCGGCGAGCGCTTCTAACACCGTATCGATGGTTCCAGGATGTGACATCCATTCGGGTTTCCCACGGTCATTGTCGTGGGAGGGGAGCCTTCCAAGTCAGGCTTTTAAGTGCGGTCCCTCGGAAACATCGATTCGATCAACGCCGAAACCGCCCGACGTAACCGTTCCGAAACCGACTGCGATGAAATCCCCAGCCGATTCCCGAGTTCGGTCTGGGTGATTCGTCGAGGGACCTCGAAGTACCCAGAGTCGTACGCCGTCAGCAGTGCTTCGTGCTGGGTCGACGAAAGTGTCGCCTCGAGTCCGTTATCGCGGTCTTCACTCCGGTACAAGGAGAGCAGCGTAAACGTGCCGCCGTTGTCGACGTACCGCCGTCGGTACTCGACGAGCGTCGATCGGTCGGGAAACTGCATCCGGACTCGCCAGCCGTCGTTCGTCCCCTGGGCATCGAGCAGGACGACGCCGTCCGCAGACCACATCGGAAACGTGGACTGTCGATGGCCCTCTTCCGTCAGATCGACTCGATAGAAACTCCGGTCGTCCGTCTCGTCCAGTCGACGAAACTCCGCGGCCGTCGAATCGTCCTCGAGGGCGTCTTCGAACCGCTCCTGACTGACGCCCGACGCCCAGAACAGCAGGCGGATCGTACCCTCGTCGGTCAGGTACTGTGCTGCGTGTCTGAGCAAAACGTCGGAAAACTCGGCCAGGGTGCTCTGGAGGATCGTAGAAGACACGACGTACCTGGCGACCAGCATACCAAACTGATTAGCATACACATTTATAAATGAGTTCAATACAGTCCGGTTCAGTCACGTGATCTGATCGGTACAACGTCGCGAGCGCTCGTCTGGCAGATTTTCTGACCTTCGCGAAAGGACTTTATTCTCTCGAGACCTATCATCGGTGCAGATGAACGCACGCAACCACTTCGAAGACAGCCTGTACTACCTCCGACGAGCCGGCGAACACGCAAAACTCGGTTTCGAGGAAACTCTCGAGACGACCGAACACCGCGCTCGAGTGCTGGTCGGTCGGGGAACGGAATCCGAAGAAGAAATAGAAGAACCGAGCCGCCTCGAAACCGTCGGTCAGCGCGTCGAGACGGAAGCTCGAGATCGCGTCTCGAGCGCTCGAGAACAGGTCGCCCGCGTTCGATCCGAGGAGCAGTCGGCCGACCGGTGAAAGGAAGTCTTAAGTCGGACGCGCGGGTACGACAGCCTGCGGGTTGGTGATCTAGTCCGGTTATGATACCTCCTTCACACGGAGGAAGTCGGCAGTTCAAATCTGCCCCAACCCATTTTTCGAGCGACAACTTGCGAGGAGCGTAGCGACGAGCACGTCGCTCGAAAAATTGTTATGGGAGATTTGAACGAGGCGAGACGGCGCAGCGAAGCGAGCACGTCTCGACGTTGTTCAAATCTGGCCCAACGTCACGATCCTATCGCTCACGAATTTGCTCGCGACAGAAATAGTGGGTTATCGGGCAGATTTGAATCAGACGAATTACAGCCGAGAGGCGAGAATCACACGACTTCACGAAGAACGACCTCGAGATCCCGCTCTAGCTCCGACGCCTGGAGTATCGTGATCGGCTTGTCGGCTTGATCACCGAGCGAAGCCGTATCGGACTCGAGATCCTGAACGACAAGGAGACCGTTCCACCCCGAGCCAAAGCAGTTCTGGGCATCGGGGTCGCTCTTGTGCTCGAAGACGAATTCCTCGTTGACACGCAGGAACGCGAGATATTCGAGCGTCTCCTTGACTCCCTGTCGTATCGTATCGACGTTCGTGCTGTTTTTCACTTCGGTTATCAGGTACTCGTGGTCGCCGTTCTCGGAGATGATCTCGAGGACGATGATGTCGGGTCGACCGGTGTGGTTTCGAAACTCTCGGCCGAAGTAGTCGCTCGCGATTTCCTGGGCGGTGAGCTGAACCTTCTCGGTTCGCGACAGCTCGTCTTTGTCCTCCTCGGGAACGGCGAGAAAGGACAGATCGCGGTCTCGGGCGGAGTTGTCGTGGTAGAGGACGATCTCCTTGTCGCCTTCGAACCGTGCAACCTCCTGTCGGTCCGTGGCGATCGTCTTGAACTGGGGCTGGGTCTCCCGTAGCTCCTCGAGCGTCGCGACGAACCGGAACAGGACGAACAGTTCGAACAGCGAGTCCGTGTCGTCGGGTGCGATCGCCGTTTCCTCGAGCAGCGTTCGAATCGCGTCGGGTTCGCCTCGGAACAGTTCCTGTCGAGAGCGGAGGAGCGACGCGGCGTTCCGGTAGAGATCGTGTCGCGAGTTCGCGGCAGTCGTGAGCATACGCTCGGTCGGTTCGTACGCTTCCGGATCTCGAATCCGTCGGACGTGAACGTTCCGTTCGACGATTCGCTGCAACTCGTCGATCAGATTCTCGTTGCCGTTCCACGTCTCGCTGACCCACTCGTACTCGCCACGGAGATACTGTTCTGCCTCCTGAATCGTAGTGTGAACGACCGAGATGAGGTGTTTGAGAACGACGTTCTCCGGAATGTCGTAATCCTCGGATCGATTCTCACAGACGAAGATCGAACTATCTCGAGGATAGTCGGAGTATCGTTTCTCGATCGTGTCCTGCCAGTTGATTCGGCCGTCGACGGTTCCGCGTCGAGTTCGTGACCGCGTCCGGGTTTCCGTTCGAACACTGCGGAGCTGTTTCGGCAGTTCCCTGACGAACGAGACGACGTCCTCCTTGAGGATGAAATGGAGATCGAGAAGGAGTTCGTACTCCTCGAACCGCTCGTCTAGCTGCTCGGGCTTGATCGACTTCGCCAGTTCGCGTTCGGGAAAGCTCCCATGCATCGCGTATGCCAGGATGTCCTGGGTGAGCTCCTCGAGCAGTTCGTCTCTATTCATCGGTGAGCGGAACCTGAAGCATCTCTCCTGCTGCTCGCTCGAGTAACGATTCGTCGACGTCCTGAACGGCTGCGATCCGACGAACGATTCGCTTTCGTTTCGGAACCCCCTCCAGCTGCGGGAAGACGTAGCTGATGACGGCCTGAGTGAGATGATACTCGAGTTCCGCTTCTGGGTGATGGGAGACGTATCGGAGAACGTCTTCGATGATCGCCGGTCCGATCGCTCGTTCGTCGATTGCGTGGTTCGTCTCACGCCAGACGCGCCCGACGGCCATCGCCTGTTTCCGACCGACGTCGATGTTCCAGCTATCAGCGTAGTCGAAGACGATGTCCTCCAGTATTTCCTCGTCGGCCTGGCTTTCGGGAAGTCGAGGCGCTGGGACTCTGACGAACGCGAACCGACGCATGAACGCGTAACTCATCTCGTACAGCGAGGTCTTGTCGTACGCGTTCATCGTCGCGAAGATGCGCCACGAGCTCGGGACGTGGTACTGGTGGGCTGCAGGAGCCCCGTTCGATCGCTCGGCCGTCGAGAGTTCGATTTCGTGACCGTTCTCGGTGTAGGGGAGTTGGACTGATTGTCCGGAGAGAAGCGTGAAGAGTTGGCCGAACGCCTTGTCGATGTCGGCTCGGTTGAGTTCGTCGATGACGATCAACTCGTTCGACTGCGTGCCCGTATCGCTGTCCTTGAGCCGATTGAGAACGATACCTGGTTTGAACGAGAGGTTCTCCTGTCCCGTATCGGACTCGCCCGGCATGTATCCGCCCACGGTGTCGAACGTCGACCAGTCCGCGGTCGCAGTCGTCATTTCGAAGTCCGTGTAGAGATGCGGGTGTGTCCGGACCAGATAGTTACAGACCCGCTCTGCGATTTCGGTCTTTCCAGTTCCCGGCGGCCCAGTCAGGAGGACGTGCTTACCTGAACGGAGCGCAGTCGAGATGCTCTCGAGGATCTTTCGCCCCTGGTCGTTTCTGAAGTACAGTCCCTCGAGTATCTCCTCCGGGATCGATCCGTCGAACGTGTCGTAGACGTTGACCGGGGATGCATCGGCCAACTCCGCGGCCATAGCTTCGATCAGCGTTACCGGTCGCTCGCGATCGGGTTCGCCGTCCTCCGTTCGGAACGCTGCAAACGTCGACTGGACCGGAAACTCGGTGCCGGAGACGTCCGTGCAAATCCCGTTTGCCCGTTCGATAGGCAGACAGTTTGCCGTGAGAGCAGCTATCTCGCGGCCGATCACGTCGCGGTCTTTCTCCTCGAGTGAACGGGCGGTGTCGATCTCTTCTACCGAGCCACACCAGAACACCCGATCGAAACTCGCAACGAGCGGGAACTCCTTTTCGTCCGTGTACTCGTCGCCCCACCACGGCTCGTCCTTTTCGAACTTCTCGCCGAGGATTCCAGCCCCGATCAGCCCGCTCGTCTGGTCGGCAAGATCGGGGTTCGACGGTTCGGCCCGTGAGTGAAAGAGCACGACGTCGCCGGACTCGAGTTGCCTCCAGTTGCTCCGGTCCTCGAACGAGACCGAACTGTACTCGAGTGCCGTGAGCCAGTAGTCCGGCGGTGCCGTGAACTTGTAGACGGTCGATTCCGTTGCTTCGATATGCTTCGTCAGTGGATGATCGACGATCGTCGACTGATCAGGTTCGTCCTCGGTGACGACCGGATACCGTTTTTCACCCTTGATCCGTTCGAGGAACGCCTCGACGGAGGAAAATTCGGAGGAGAAGCTCGAT containing:
- a CDS encoding DUF7344 domain-containing protein, producing MSHPGTIDTVLEALADYRRRKVCEYLVREGTCIETADVVTHLSAELSTSSTASPTSNQRLEVGLHHVHLPLLDDADVLEYDDRANSVEPDRNLAVAETILEAVPENAAETA
- a CDS encoding DUF7553 family protein produces the protein MNARNHFEDSLYYLRRAGEHAKLGFEETLETTEHRARVLVGRGTESEEEIEEPSRLETVGQRVETEARDRVSSAREQVARVRSEEQSADR
- a CDS encoding AAA family ATPase, with amino-acid sequence MTDEDVTAWFTEDGEPTIYQVPVKTGDGPIRTNFERTVLEGVRRECLENICDVPGDHDTLRVWGNQEDEPADEGDYLLFADRNGRRDGSYTTLARIAHATVLDEDTAETFTQVVGWGEVTDESFPHVMFLEPIYEAELDRAEFWDTIGFKGWPNDTFSAINFDRSGSSFSSEFSSVEAFLERIKGEKRYPVVTEDEPDQSTIVDHPLTKHIEATESTVYKFTAPPDYWLTALEYSSVSFEDRSNWRQLESGDVVLFHSRAEPSNPDLADQTSGLIGAGILGEKFEKDEPWWGDEYTDEKEFPLVASFDRVFWCGSVEEIDTARSLEEKDRDVIGREIAALTANCLPIERANGICTDVSGTEFPVQSTFAAFRTEDGEPDRERPVTLIEAMAAELADASPVNVYDTFDGSIPEEILEGLYFRNDQGRKILESISTALRSGKHVLLTGPPGTGKTEIAERVCNYLVRTHPHLYTDFEMTTATADWSTFDTVGGYMPGESDTGQENLSFKPGIVLNRLKDSDTGTQSNELIVIDELNRADIDKAFGQLFTLLSGQSVQLPYTENGHEIELSTAERSNGAPAAHQYHVPSSWRIFATMNAYDKTSLYEMSYAFMRRFAFVRVPAPRLPESQADEEILEDIVFDYADSWNIDVGRKQAMAVGRVWRETNHAIDERAIGPAIIEDVLRYVSHHPEAELEYHLTQAVISYVFPQLEGVPKRKRIVRRIAAVQDVDESLLERAAGEMLQVPLTDE
- a CDS encoding helix-turn-helix domain-containing protein, which produces MLVARYVVSSTILQSTLAEFSDVLLRHAAQYLTDEGTIRLLFWASGVSQERFEDALEDDSTAAEFRRLDETDDRSFYRVDLTEEGHRQSTFPMWSADGVVLLDAQGTNDGWRVRMQFPDRSTLVEYRRRYVDNGGTFTLLSLYRSEDRDNGLEATLSSTQHEALLTAYDSGYFEVPRRITQTELGNRLGISSQSVSERLRRAVSALIESMFPRDRT